The following coding sequences are from one Cryptococcus deuterogattii R265 chromosome 1, complete sequence window:
- a CDS encoding importin-alpha export receptor gives MQATPETLSHLTNYLSSTVSPDAHTRRSAEESLRQAEGQQGFLLLVLELVKADSVDMVVRQAGGVYFKNTVKRLWSGDEETQINPADKTAIKSQLVPMMIALGTPQTSRLQSQIGEGLSHIAALDFPSEWEGLCDELVNSLTPDNFVINNGVLATAHSIFKRWRSQFRTNELYSEINFVLSRFCEPYYHLFQHVDQLLQTPPASLPTNSSIQLLGQTLLLLIQLFHDLSSQDLPPFFEDHMIEFMGGDQPGWLRKYLDWEVEELKGDDDDEAPGPLQKIRSSICEIAELYAQKYSDVFTQLGSFVDGVWNMLTRVGTSTREDVLVSRALRFLSVVVKMGNHRAMFAAPETLNAFCEKIILPNMAIREHEEEMFEDDPMEYIRRDLEPSTESDTRRQAATDFTRALMELFEKEVTGIVKGYISAFLQEYTKNPVGNWKSKDTAIYLLTSIASRGSTQQLGVTSTNVLVDVVDFFGQNVFSDLQAAPGSVHPILTVDAIKFLYTFRNQLTKDQLVSVLPLLVQHLASDNYVISSYAAITIERILFIKVERQTLFTQADIRPFAENILMALFANIEKGGTPEKIAENDYLMKCVMRVIITARTSLTPSHEGILTRLVNIMGEISKNPSNPKFNQYCFESVSALIRFVCEGTPTALSTFENALFGPAQHILTNDVAEFIPYIFQILAQLLELHSPSELPSAYQALTGPLLSAALWEQRGNIPALVRIWKALLLRGAPSIVAAGQVQGLLGIFQRLAGSKVNDVWAFELVQALYEFVPIEVMRPFSQTVFVLLLNRLQGKPSTQFNHCFVYFFAFLANLDSVGPDFLVGVLDGIQTGLFGNLLTGVILSNTQKITARNRKLVEVGLTKTLSRSDSLLAEPNRQFWPPIFLALLDMFTLPQDITYSNPEGSGDITELDPEEAGFQSSFSKLGASEKTVRDPTAGVADSKVFAAKELAKRSNEKPGMLAPLIEAAQKEEQLTVTNFVQFMATNGNTIS, from the exons ATGCAGGCCACTCCGGAAACACTCTCCCACCTCACAAACTACCTCTCTTCGACTGTCTCTCCAGATGCTCATACCCGTCGTTCTGCCGAAGAGTCCCTTCGTCAGGCCGAGGGTCAACAGGGCTTCCTGTTGCTCGTACTCGAGCTCGTCAAAGCCGACTCGGTTGATATGGTTGTGAGGCAAGCTGGCGGTGTATACTTCAAGAACACTGTCAAGAGACTTTGGTCTGGGGATGAG GAGACGCAAATTAATCCAGCTGACAAAACAGCCATTAAATCTCAACTTGTCCCTATGATGATTGCCTTGGGTACGCCTCAGACGTCACGACTACAGAGCCAGATCGGAGAGGGCCTGAGCCACATTGCTGCCCTGGATTTTCCCAGTGAATGGGAAGGTCTCTGCGAC GAACTTGTGAACTCACTCACGCCGGATAATTTCGTCATTAACAACGGCGTCTTGGCCACAGCTCACTCTATCTTTAAGCG CTGGAGATCTCAATTTCGCACAAATGAGCTTTACAGCGAGATTAACTTTGTGTTGTCTCGTTTTTGTGAACCATACTACCATCTTTTCCAGCATGTCGATCAACTGCTTCAAACTCCTCCTGCATCCCTTCCTaccaactcttccattcaGCTTTTGGGgcaaacccttcttctccttatCCAATTATTCCATGACTTATCTAGTCAAGATCTACCTCCATTCTTTGAGGATCACATGATTGAATTCATGGGAGGCGATCAACCTGGATGGTTGAGGAAGTATCTGGACtgggaagtggaggagcTCAAGGGtgacgatgacgacgaggcTCCCGGACCTTTGCAAAAAATCCGCTCATCCATCTGCGAAATAGCTGAATTGTATGCCCAAAAGTACTCGGATGTCTTCACCCAGTTGGGAAGCTTTGTGGACGGCGTCTGGAATATGTTGACGCGTGTtggcaccagcaccagGGAGGATGTG CTTGTCTCTCGTGCATTGAGGTTCTTGTCTGTTGTGGTAAAAATGGGCAATCACCGTGCCATGTTTGCTGCTCCCGAAACATTGAATGCTTTCTGCGAAAAGATTATTCTTCCCAACATGGCCATTAGGG agcatgaagaagaaatgttCGAAGACGACCCGATGGAGTACATTCGACGTGATCTTGAGCCTTCCACTG AAAGCGACACTCGACGACAGGCTGCTACTGACTTCACCCGTGCACTCATGGAGTTAtttgaaaaggaagtcaCGGGCATTGTCAAAGGTTACATTTCTGCGTTCCTCCAAGAGTACACCAAAAATCCAGTAGGAAACTGGAAGTCCAAAGACACTGCCATTTATCTGTTGACTTCCATTGCTTCCCGAGGATCTACTCAACAG CTTGGTGTCACCTCCACAAACGTGCTTGTCGATGTTGTTGACTTTTTCGGCCAGAATGTCTTTTCGGATTTGCAAGCCGCTCCGGGTTCGGTTCATCCTATCCTCACTGTTGATGCTATCAAATTTTTGTATACTTTCCGCAACCAG CTTACCAAGGATCAACTTGTCTCCGTTCTCCCCCTCCTTGTCCAACACCTTGCCTCCGATAATTATGTTATCTCTTCCTATGCTGCTATTACCATTGAGCGCATACTGTTTATTAAGGTTGAGAGACAGACATT GTTCACTCAGGCTGATATCAGGCCATTTGCGGAGAACATCCTCATGGCTCTCTTCGCTAACATCGAGAAGGGTGGAACACCTGAGAAGATCGCCGAAAATGACTATCTCATGAAAT GTGTCATGCGAGTTATCATCACGGCCCGAACCTCCCTCACTCCTTCGCATGAAGGCATCCTCACTCGGCTTGTTAACATCATGGGCGAAATCAGCAAGAACCCAAGTAATCCCAAATTCAACCAGTACTGCTTTGAAAGTGTATCTGCATTGATCAGATTCGTGTGCGAAGGTACTCCTACAGCTTTGTCTACATTTGAGAACGCATTATTCGGTCCCGCCCAACACATCTTGACCAACGATGTCGCCG AATTTATTCCCTACATATTTCAAATCCTTGCCCAACTTCTGGAATTGCATTCCCCTTCCGAGCTTCCCTCTGCCTACCAGGCGCTTACCGGTCCACTTTTGTCTGCCGCTCTTTGGGAGCAGCGCGGTAACATCCCTGCTCTTGTCAGAATATGGAAGGCTTTACTTCTTCGCGGTGCGCCTAGTATCGTGGCCGCAGGTCAAGTACAAGGATTATTGGGTATCTTCCAGAGATTGGCAGGAAGCAAGGTCAACGACGTGTGGGCATTCGAACTGGTTCAGGCACTGTATGAGTTTGTGCCCAT TGAGGTAATGCGGCCATTCTCTCAGACGGTGTTTGTGCTTCTTTTAAACCGACTTCAAGGTAAACCCTCGACCCAATTTAACCATTGTTTTGTTTATTTTTTCGCTTTCTTGGCCAATCTGGACAGCGTGGGCCCGGATTTCTTAGTGGGTGTTTTGGATGGTATTCAGACTGG GCTGTTTGGTAACCTCCTCACTGGCGTCATCTTGTCCAACACCCAGAAGATAACTGCCAGAAACAGAAAACTGGTCGAAGTTGGTCTCACAAAGACTCTATCCCGTTCAGATAGCCTTCTGGCCGAGCCCAACAGGCAGTTCTGGcctcccatcttccttgcccttttgGACATGTTCACTCTTCCACAAGATATCACCTACTCCAATCCGGAAGGATCAGGTGATATTACCGAGCTGGATCCCGAGGAAGCCGGATTCCAGTCTAGCTTTTCCAAGCTGGGTGCGAGCGAGAAGACTGTGAGGGATCCTACTGCAGGCGTAGCGGATAGCAAGGTGTTTGCGGCGAAAGAATTGGCCAAGAGATCAAATGAGAAACCTGGAATG TTGGCCCCTCTCATTGAAGCTGCtcaaaaggaagaacagtTGACAGTCACGAATTTTGTCCAGTTCATGGCGACTAACGG AAATACGATCTCGTAG
- a CDS encoding serine/threonine protein kinase, translated as MSDDNPIRRQDYLNYPIQTGHTVSLVPQSESQEREHHPELQGITRNYLGSDPNSAHIRDQSLDMPEGEGYDMTEIPHQSSMSRLTPTDVHAPATGASTPGRVHYPPSPLMPHGQPQGDAYTTIPLQDDHSNVSASGTNTPHSGSANKKKWSFLPGSRSSDNLEKNAVDEKGTKRRPKNQRGTSWDLLGERGEWEEYSPKNASVENLRFAEGDVGTNKFSRLYYWALNKGIAVRWAMYILPVLILFWIPGIIFYAGVRDAKVWTVTLNWWSIWLTIVWLTFWGSTAAFMMLPHVWRNTVAVIIPSAKPLTDIIAALGRYAKLVIWCLAIWVSFTPLIVNHYTGDQSATSRSDLSTFANLLFGLFLCSIVYCVEKLIIQLIALQFHRDSYEDRLREQKFSLKALTYLYTNSHDIPGRTDTLSDAVSTKTKGSQIPRVALKKALKGLKEAAQTTTTALGNVASEMAGQSVLQTNSPANRVTMALNSANKSKALARRLFYSFRAPGADHLDIQDIAQYFPNLETAQAAFAIFDKDGNGDATRDEIESAVLGIHRERLALEASMRDLDGAVRRLDDIFLVVVVAIAILILASMITNKLTTFVTSAGTFILGLSWLIGTTMQEILLACIFLFVKHPFDVGDRVDIDGVQYTVAKMQLLSSSFKRVDGKYVWIGHNVLTTKVIENIRRSGAISEEFSFEVAFDTSFEALQALRSRMIVFLKENSRDFLPVFDVTVYDMPGQGKLVLKADIRYKSNWQQVSLKIQRRNKWICALKMALAELKIFGPDGAGNPNPEDAGPTQYTLVPWEECKPRTTEDSTAPPPFTSAAPSPPPLMDARAAVDNPYGDIWNEGEELLAFRSANPSRPGTPGAGPALRQRQPQVPQPQNALEMAGTAVDAKRQP; from the exons ATGTCGGACGACAACCCGATCAGGAGACAGGATTACCTC AACTACCCCATCCAGACTGGTCACACTGTCAGCCTTGTCCCTCAGTCAGAATCTCAAGAGCGAGAACATCATCCAGAGCTTCAAGGCATCACTCGCAACTATCTTGGCTCCGATCCCAACTCAGCTCATATACG CGATCAATCACTTGACATGCCAGAGGGCGAAGGCTACGACATGACTGAAATTCCTCACCAAAGTTCAATGAGTCGTCTCACGCCAACCGATG TTCATGCGCCCGCGACAGGGGCTTCCACTCCAGGCCGTGTCCATTaccctccatcccctctAATGCCCCATGGTCAACCGCAGGGTGATGCGTACACCACTATCCCTCTTCAAGACGACCACAGCAATGTGTCCGCCTCAGGAACCAACACACCTCACTCTGGGTCTgcgaacaagaagaagtggtcATTCCTACCTGGGAGTCGCTCTAGCGACAATCTTGAGAAAAATGCAGTGGACGAAAAAGGAACAAAGCGACGCCCTAAGAATCAAAGAGGCACCAGCTGGGATCTGCTCGGTGAAAGGggtgaatgggaagaatACAGTCCCAAAAATGCTAGCGTAGAGAACCTGAGGTTTGCCGAAGGTGATGTAGGTACCAACAAG TTTTCAAGACTCTATTACTGGGCTCTGAATAAAGGTATCGCCGTCCGATGGGCTATGTATATCTTACCCGTCCTCATTCTGTTTTGGATCCCGggtatcatcttctatGCCGGAGTCAGGGACGCCAAAGTCTGGACTGTGACTCTG AATTGGTGGTCAATTTGGCTCACTATCGTATGGCTTACTTTCTGGGGTTCGACTGCGGCATTCATGATGCTTCCCCACGTTTGGAGAAACACCGTCGCGGTAATCATACCCTCTGCCAAGCCGCTCACAGATATCATTGCTGCCCTCGGTCGATATGCGAAACTTGTCATCTGGTGTCTGGCAATCTGGGTTTCTTTCACACCGTTGATTGTGAACCATTACACTGGTGATCAAAGCGCTACGTCTCGATCCGATTTGTCAACCTTTGCCAACCTTCTATTTGGATTGTTTCTCTGCTCGATCGTATATTGCGTTGaaaagctcatcatccaattGATTGCCCTGCAATTCCACCGGGATTCGTACGAGGATCGCCTCCGTGAACAGAAATTCAGCCTCAAGGCTTTGACCTACCTTTACACCAACTCCCATGACATTCCAGGTAGAACCGACACTCTCAGTGACGCCGTGTCTACTAAAACTAAGGGCTCTCAGATACCCAGAGTCGCACTAAAGAAAGCCCTCAAGGGCTTAAAAGAGGCTGCTCAGACCACTACGACGGCTTTGGGTAACGTTGCAAGTGAGATGGCGGGCCAAAGTGTATTGCAGACGAATTCCCCTGCCAACAGGGTCACTATGGCCCTCAATTCTGCTAATAAGTCAAAGGCT CTCGCCCGAAGGCTTTTCTATTCGTTCAGGGCTCCCGGCGCTGATCATCTTGACATTCAAGACATAGCACAGTA TTTCCCCAATCTCGAGACTGCGCAGGCCGCTTTCGCCATCTTCGACAAGGATGGCAACGGCGATGCCACCCGCGATGAGATAGAGTCCGCTGTTTTAGGCATTCATCGCGAACGTCTTGCGCTCGAAGCTTCCATGAGAGATCTCGACGGAGCAGTACGCAGACTCGATGATATCTTCCTAGTGGTTGTCGTTGCTATTGCCATTCTTATCCTGGCCTCCATGATCACCAACAAGCTCACCACTTTCGTCACGTCCGCTGGAACATTTATTCTTGGTCTGTCATGGTTGATCGGTACCACAATGCAGGAGATTCTCCTTGCTTGTATTTTCTTGTTTGTCAAACACCCCTTTGACGTGGGAGACAGGGTTGACATCGA CGGTGTGCAGTACACTGTTGCAAAGATGCAGCTCTTGTCGTCGTCTTTTAAGCGCGTCGACGGCAAATATGTTTGGATCGGTCATAATGTGCTCACTACCAAGGTTATCGAGAATA TCCGACGCTCCGGTGCTATTTCCGAGGAATTTTCTTTCGAGGTCGCCTTCGACACTTCGTTCGAAGCCCTTCAAGCCCTACGAAGTCGTATGAttgtcttcctcaaagAAAATTCTCGTGACTTTTTGCCCGTGTTTGATGTAACAGTCTACGACATGCCTGGACAGGGCAAATTGGTGCTGAAGGCGGATATCAGGTACAAGAGTAACTGGCAACAAGTATCTTTGAAGATacaaaggaggaacaagTGGATTTGTGCTCTCAAGATGGC TCTTGCTGAATTGAAGATATTCGGCCCTGATGGTGCAGGAAACCCGAATCCTGAAGACGCTGGTCCCACTCAGTACACTT TGGTACCTTGGGAAGAGTGCAAGCCGAGAACCACAGAAGACTCAACAGCACCTCCCCCTTTCACTTCCGCTGCgccctcccctcctccccttaTGGATGCGCGAGCAGCTGTAGACAATCCGTATGGTGACATCTggaatgaaggagaggagctTTTGGCATTCCGTTCCGCCAATCCCTCCAGGCCCGGAACACCTGGTGCTGGTCCTGCTTTGAGACAAAGACAACCTCAGGTCCCTCAGCCTCAAAATGCGTTAGAGATGGCTGGGACCGCTGTCGATGCTAAGAGACAGCCTTAG
- a CDS encoding translation initiation factor 5, producing the protein MATVNIRRDVDDKFYRYKMPLLQIKIEGRGNGIKTVVPNMEDIARALNRPPTYPTKFFGFELGAQTSMANDRYIVNGAHTADRLRELLDVFIEKFVLCPSCKNPETEIVITGRSGHEDMHRDCKACGRQNPIDMRHKLSAFIIKNPPKKKEKGGKKGKKSGGMTAEANVGGPMVFEKTEDGSGEDETSPDGAVAAVPTTGTEIDTVLGRADPILGDPDAAEAASKKLAKLDINGGGDEEEDEDADSPYAALGSWLEDNKEANDTAIIAEIKDLGIAGKHKVLVEIGQHLFSDDICDEISGRTALLQALVTSEKHQKSLLGGIERLIGLSPSLESLLAAGTTSKVLMVLYQADIIDEDVVQQWGTHVSKKYVDKDKSKKVRKNAEAFLKWLEEAEDESESDDE; encoded by the exons ATGGCCACTGTTAATATCCGACGAGATGTGGACGACAAGTTCTAC CGTTACAAGAtgcccctcctccagatCAAGATCGAAGGTAGAGGCAACGGTATCAAGACTGTTGTGCCTAACATGGAAGACATTGCGCGAGCCTTGAACAGGCCGCCTACTTACCCGACCAAATTCTTTGGGTTTGAACTCGGTGCCCAAACATCCATGGCCAACGACAGGTACATTGTTAACGGTGCTCATACCGCGGACCGTTTGCGAGAGCTCCTCGATGTTTTCATCGAGAAATTCGTTCTTTGTCCCTCTTGCAAAAACCCCGAAACCGAAATTGTCATTACAGGCAGGTCGGGTCACGAAGATATGCATCGTGACTGCAAAGCCTGCGGTCGTCAAAACCCAATTGATATGCGTCACAAACTTTCTGCCTTTATCATCAAGAACCCACctaagaagaaggagaagggtggcAAGAAGGGTAAGAAGTCTGGTGGTATGACTGCTGAAGCCAACGTCGGTGGGCCAATGGTGTTTGAGAAGACAGAGGATGGTAgcggtgaagatgagactTCTCCTGATGGGGCTGTTGCGGCTGTTCCTACCACTGGCACCGAAATCGACACTGTACTTGGGCGTGCCGACCCCATCCTCGGTGACCCTGATGCCGCTGAGGCAGCGTCCAAGAAGCTCGCCAAACTTGACATTAACGGTggaggcgatgaagaagaagacgaggatgcCGATTCACCTTATGCGGCGTTGGGTTCTTGGTTGGAGGACAACAAAGAAGCCAATGACACCGCCATCATCGCAGAGATCAAAGACCTTGGAATTGCTGGCAAACATAAGGTATTGGTAGAGATCGGTCAACATTTGTTCTCCGATGACATTTGTGACGAGATCTCTGGTCGAaccgctcttcttcaagct CTTGTGACGTCTGAGAAGCACCAGAAATCTCTCTTGGGCGGTATCGAACGCCTCATCGGTCTATCACCTTCTCTCGAGTCTCTCCTTGCCGCTGGCACCACCTCCAAGGTTCTGATGGTATTGTACCAAGCTGATATCATCGACGAGGACGTTGTTCAGCAGTGGGGTACTCATGTTAGCAAAAAGTACGTggacaaggacaagagCAAGAAAGTCAGAAAGAACGCCGAAGCCTTCCTCAAG TGGCTCGAGGAGGCAGAGGACGAGTCTGAGAGCGATGATGAGTGA